The region taaAGAAAATCCGTTTTTACACATATTTAATAAACACGATATCCAAAAATTTTGAATCGCAATGGTTTGCTCAGTTGGTtaaaagaggggataactatcctcttggtcaaaGATTTGAACCCCACCGGAGGAAAATTTATGATTATACCTCATGAGTCAGAGTCTGTTGCTTAAATGCTGTTTACCTACGTGGTTTGCAGACTATTACGTCGCTTAAATGcagtttatcttggttcacgtgatttgcaggctattacgtgagcccgtagggtttaccccGTGCGCACCGAAGGATAGCGGCTGCGAGTTAACTAGCATAAAAAAATTGAACTTACTTGACATATTATGATTCACCTATTTAATTTTACACTAGATTTTGAATGCTaccatttttaatattttttatttttttttaatatttataatccACAACTACGGTGCtgataaaaaattaaatatatcaaaattagTTTGGACTTTGATATTTATAAGTACATACTCATTGAGTTTTATGATCCTCAGTTGGTACATAAGTCATAAATATAAATGCTTTTTAATATTAATGCACATGAGGCATATTTTTAATTACATAAAATAATTCAAATATTTCTAGTTCTTTAAATAAATTGTGGGCATTTTTCTCTATTTGTTTTGATTGTTACAATCTGCCGTTTAAATTCATTAACGCGTCTACTAAAATCCTGATACGTTTACAAATTGTAGACGATTCGTAACGTCCATTATTAAATTATTCTTCAATAATACACCAAAAAATCTCAATTGGttctttaaaaaaaaatattcCACCCCTTTATTCTGCACGATCTCCTCCTCCAATACATCCACTTATCATCCTATATATTCTCACACACACAACCTCTTCGTTACCTGCACTAACACAAAACCATTCTAAGTAACACCACCGGAAAATGACGTCACAACTCATCCAAAACCACCGTGAGAACGCCGAGATAGTCACCGACGAGGCCCTTTGCAAGAAAAAATCAAAAGAGCTTCTCCAAAGCATCAACTTACCAACGGGCTTACTACCGCTAAACGACGTCGTTGAGGTAGGTCATAACCATGCAACAGGGTTTGTGTggcttaaacaaaagaagaaaaaGGAGCATTTATTCCGTGCGATAGGGCGCAAGACAAGCTACGATACGGAAGTGACTGCGTTCGTTGAGAACCGTCGGATGATGAAGTTGACAGGTGTCAAGACTAAGGAGCTTTTTATTTGGGTCAGTCTTTCGGATATCCGAATTGATGACCCGAGTTCGGGGAAGATTACGTTTGGTACCCCTACTGGAATTTCTAGGAGCTTTCCTGTCACGGCTTTCGAGGAAGAAGAGGATTAGAAGTAAGGTTTTGAAAAGTCAATGTGTTTTTAGTTACTATGTTAAAAAGTCAATGTGTTTTTAGTAATCTACTTTAACTTGAACTTGTCTTTTCGGTTTCTGATCTACTAAAAAAAGATCTACTTTGTGTTCGTGTTTTGATTCGTGCTTGACAAATATATATAATTGGATCCATAATATTCTCTCCATCCCAAATTAATTGTCAATTTTAACTTTTAAGCGTATTTATTTTAAGATGATTTGATTGTATATCTCCTTTTTTTTATGAACAAAAGTTTAAATCTTaattttattcacaatttttttaaaaaataattaatggaAATATGCGGTTAAAACACCTTAAAATTATGTGCAAAAATTAAAGAGACAACTAATTTGGGATAGAGAGAGTAATATTTAAATTAATcttgataaattaataatttgtaaataagaTAATTTAAGTGGTTAAAAAATGTTCATATCTTATTCAATTCTTGCATTTTCCCGGATTTGTTAAACTGATTAATGTATACAAGTTTAATTAGTCAAAAACAAATAACTCCCATTTATAAATTTTATGTACTAATAAATAATTGAGATTTGTATTAATATAATACTTTTATAAAATTGTAATTGTTCGGACATACGATATGAACAAATTATTCTCAATCACTAATAAATTAATTACATATGCTTAGTTACACCAAAACTAATGTAAACTAATGTTATACAGAACGGTCTATATTactatttttttcaaaatttttaattggGATTAGAGTAATTGACCAAGTAAAACTATGGAGGCGTTTAGATGCATCATCAGAATGAGAATAAGAATGAGAATTGGGAATGAAAATGGAGGGTATGGGAATGAGGGTGAATGAGAATGAAATGTAAACCCAAGAGGTATGGTGGGTTTGATTTACCCACTAAGAGGAAATAGATGAAATAGAGTTCTCATTTCCCGGTAATCCAAACACTATCACATGGGTTTAAGGTTCTGATTCCCGTTAACCGGACATATTAACCATCAACCAAACACCCCCTATAATTTAAAAAGTTCTCCCCGATATCTTGTAAAATGATTGTAATTTAGTAGATAAGTAGACTATGACTATGTatgtagtagtttaataatttattattttgacagacatataacactatttatttatatttttaataaccaaaattggagaaTAATCATTGAATCAAATTATATCCCTtttcaattatatatatatatatatagactcttactccaatacaaactaaattaaaatacaaactacAAACTACACCTCCCACACACAACTACACataattccctccatttttaattgaattttttcCGTCAATTAGTGAATTCTTTTTAAAATCACTATATGTTTTCACATCATCCAACAATCAGTAttaataccatatttgatatGTTTCGACGATAAATTACTAATTATGTTAACGAGAATCACTAAAAGTACTGGTTCTGGAATTGGTACTGATTTCAGTTTACTGATTTGGGTaagtttaaatactgatttgtcgTTAAAATATAGGAAATATGCTATGAAAATCGATGAGTGGGAGATGAATAAAAATTCggtgaattttttttttttaaaaagttaacCAACTAACGGGAAAagtaaaattaaaaatgaaggagAAAGTGATTAAACATGTGGATCTCATTGATTTGTAGTTTGGTTTGTATTTGAGCacttgcctatatatatatatatatatatatatatatatatatatatatatatatatatatatatatatagtcaagTGCTCAAATACAAACTAATATTAGAATACAAATTACAATCCAATAAGAATCACATGTTTAATCCATTACTCTCTCCTTCATGTGTACTATATATTCATGTATATATTCCCCTCTTCGTTTTTAATTTGACTTTTCCTGTTAGTCGgttaacttttttttaaaaataacttCACCGTATTTGCATAGCATATTTGTTATATTTTGACGAGAAATCAGTATTTAATCTTAACTAAATCACTAAGCTCAAATCAGTACTATTCCAGGAACCAGTTGATTTTAGTGATTCTCAGAGGATTAGTTGCTGATTTATCGCCGaaatatatcaaatatggtattcatactgattgttggagaatgtagaaaaatatagtgaagttagattttaaaaagAGTTCACCAATTAACGggaaaaattcaattaaaaatagaGGGAATTAGATTTTACATTTTCCAAACATTTAAGAAATTAagaatattttaaatataatttaataaaaacaaaaaaaaaacattAGAAAAATTTATAGATTATTGTTAAAAATTGAGTATaatatattacaaaattttaaaataatatagaTAAAAAATTATCAAAGACCTATTTGAATAACTTTCAAAAAGTTGTAATCTCGCATTATTTATATTCATAATAAATTCAATTTGTATCAAATTTTCAAGATTTATGATTATATTAAAAAGGCCCTTTCATTTGCCAGTAACTTTTATTCAtgtaatttataaattattttttgctttttttcctaaaaaataaaaaaaatataaaattctttTTTAGTTTTGCATTCAGAATACattttattcatttatcgagTCAGTATAATTCTATTTCTAATGAGCTTTATCATTTTCGAAATATTATTACGTTATCTGCAACtttcatttttaatatattttaaaacaatatcatttagaaatttgaatttttaattaaaaatatttttttaatgcAAAGGTTCAACGACACAATTTTTTTAGTTGAGGGTCAGAAATATTAAAAAGGATTGCTTAAGAGTTTAAATAAAAATTGTGTTAAACCTGAACGGTCAAATTGCAAGTAAACATTGCCGGTGACCAAAAAAATCCGAGAtacaaaatataattattgaaATCCTTAGTATCAAAGTGACAATTCATCGTGAGAGGATACACGGTGAAGGAGGAGATTCATCGTATGATTGTGGCTATGACCAGGAGTTTCCTTAAGACAATGAATCTACCATCGTACTTGTAGGCAGAATCGGTGAGACACTCTGTGTATGTACTAAACCGGTTGCCCATGCGTGCTTTGAAAGGAAAAACGCCTTATGAGGCATGGACGGGAACAAAGCCAAACTTGGAATATGTTAAGGTTTTCGGGTGTGTGTCACATATGAAGATTCTGAGTGTCAAGACTACTAAATTGGATGATCGTAGTAGGGTGGTGATAAATCTCGGGAAGGAGCTAGGAACGAAAGGGTATAGGCTGTATGACCCTGTGACTAAGAGGATATGTGTAAGTCGTGACGTTTTTGAAGAAAAGAAGGCATGGGATTGGGCTGGACACAATATACAGAGGGATGAGCACGGGACCCAGTTCACTGTGATTGGTTTTGAACAGGACTATGCAGCTGGTGCAAGTGATAACGTCAGTAGTCAAGAGTTATCACAGGGTAGCAGTGGCAGTGAAGGAGATCCAGAAACTGAAAGCAGAACAGAGTTTACCAGTCCTGTTCAGAGCTCACAGATGGAGACACACTCACCTGAATCAATACAAAGTTCAACCGGTTGGGGTACTATTGGCTCTAGCGAGGAAAGTGAACCACGAATGTTTAGACGGTTAAGTGAAGTGTATGAAGATGCTGAAGAAGTAGAGACCCCTGATGAGTTGATGCTTATGGGGGTGGACAAACCAATAAATTACGCTCAGGCATCACAGAAGCAAGAGTGGAAAACGGCGATAGAGCAAGAACTAAACGCAATTGAGAGAAATGAGACATGGCATTTGACAGAGTTACCATCGGGCAAGAAGGCAATAGGTCTGAAATGGGTATTTAAGTTAAAGAAAAACATCAAAGGAGAGATTGTCAAGTACAAGGCTCGAATTATCGCTAAAGGGCATGTCCAACAACAAGGAGTAGATTTTGAAGAATTATTTGCTCCTGTGACACGTTTGGAGACAATCAGATTGCTTTTGGCATTATCGGCAAAAAATGGCTGGAGTGTGCACCACTTGGATGTAAAATCAGcgtttttgaatggagatttgagGGAAGAAGTGTATGTCTCTCAACCTGAGGGGTTCGAGAAACAGGGACAAGAACACATGGTATACAAGCTATCGAAAGCTCTGTATGGCCTCCGCCAGGCCCCAAGGGCTTGGCACTCGAAGTTGAGCAAATGCTTGGAAGGTATGGGTTCACTACAAGGAAAACAAGCTTCAACAACGGTTTATGTCCGTTGTCTGATCCCTATTTTTCCGTTGACTATTGAGCCGCCGTCTGTTAGTTGGATCAGACAACGGCTGAAAAACGTTGTCTGAGATTATacagacaatgattatggattaagcCTGTTGTATTACATCCAGAAAAGACAATGTTTTTTGCTTATTTTCGTCGTAACAAGCGACATTACTCAAGGGTTCTCACAAACACAGAAAACCGTTATGTAGGGTATAACATTAAAACCAATCCTACAACACTTATTGTTGTATAAATGTTGTTGTGTATCCAGATAGACAACAAAAATGAAATTGAGCTCGTAGAACTCTTGTAATAAATTTCTACACACAACAGTTTTGGATTTTAATGTATGTCATGATCTGATACATACAACTGTTTATTTGTCCAAACATATTGCATGAATACCTTTGATACAATATCTTAATATTTTATAGACAATGGTTTACTAGTGTTGTGAGAGTTAATTTTGTACCAAAGTTTTGTGTTCGAAAGCATTGTTTTAGTATTAAAGACATGATATTTTAATGAAGCTTGGTTGTTAAAAGCGTTGTCTTAcacaaaatataacaagtaatcaAATGAAATTAACTTTGCAAATCTAAACAAAAGTTCTAAAGTTAATCCATGATCGAAAATCACAGCAACATAGTTATACAAAAGCTAAAAGCATATTGATATCACTACCTTCACGAGTCTAAGATTTCTACtacaaattaaagaaaatatagagTCTACAAGGATTTGATGTTGGCTACTCAGAGCTCACTTGGCCTTTTCAGCTTCTCTTCACGTCTTCCGCAAGAGCTATGTTGTCCTTGTAATATCATTACAGCATGTGATAGGCAATTTCCCAATCTGGAGAAAACAATCTTCAAAATAAATCGAcaacataattacataattacataattataACATAATTACATACAACATAATTACATAGAAAATTATTTATCCTTGTGACAAACTTTTGGATGTGATTGACCTAACTGTACACTAAATACTGTTAGATATCATAAAGGGATGTACACTAGATTTTTTTAAATAAGAAAGAGTAATTTGAGAGAGATTTAAAATCTgtaagttttaagaaaaatagAACTTGGCACCTGGTTTTTTCTGTACATGTGGATGGTAGCAACTCTGTTGGTCAGGACTATCAACAGATCACTTGCTGAATTTATCCCTTTCCCCTCTCACCTGCATTATATGCCTAATGTCTGTGTGTATATATTTGATATGTGTATAAACCCCACACAAGAAATAGTTCTGGTTCTTCAGGAATATTCTCTTTATATCCCTCTCTAGTAGCTTCACATATTCCATGATCAGATTTGACCATAAAAGACAGCTTACACTTTGCATCATCCCCCAATCTTCTCTTCTGCCTTGACCTCGATTTCTTGCTAATAAGAGAAAGGAATCTAGTTCTGATCAGAAGGAAGTTTAAACACAATAATTTCCTGCTTACTTAAGACCTTAAAAAGTCTAGCATTTTAATGTTAAACCACCAACACTTTTTAATAAAAGATATTCAACCTAGTTACCTACAACAAATTTTATCTTGTGTAAGCTTAGAAACATACCTAGTTTAACATGTTAAGGATAGTTTCTCAAGTGAAAACATAATATTTGTGCTGAAAATTAAACTCATATTTGCAATTTTGTGTGGACAGAAGGAAGGCAGGCATACAGGAAGAAGTGTTCATGACTACATTGGCTAGATCTGGTCGTTGTTCAAGTGCACTGACAAAGTTTCGGGAAATGATATTGAGCATCTTCTTGAACTGAGATCTGTATCTTCTGTATAGAGCAAAGCCTGCCATCTGGGCAAGGAAACATAACATTAAATTTGATACCACTTTAGCAATTGTATATAATGATAAGAATTTCTTGATCATACTTCAATAAAGGCCTGCAGTGAAACAACAGTGTATAAATTGGCTGGAAGAGCATTCAAAAATCTGGCCATCCATGCCTAGCCTTCTTCAATTCCATGTGGGTTCTTAACTCCTTCAGCTTCTGTCTAAAAACCAACACGACTCACATAGTTTCCGTGATACCTAAAACTAGAAATGAGCAACTTGAAACTAAAAATGAGCAAGCACAATGACTCAAATATTCTGCAGACATTAGTGCTAGATCAAAGAGACACACCTGAACAAGTGCTCCATATAGCTTCATACATGACCTCACTCGTTCTACATATGTATCACCGTTTTTAAGCTTTCCATCTTCTTCTTGATATCCAATGGCTTTGTTGTAAGCTTCTTTTGTTTTAAATACTGACTCAGAGTAACTCATATACTTTGGAACACTGTATATGCAGACCCTATTTAATTCAGCAAGAAGAATTTCCATGGTTTGTGGAACCTAGAAACTTGTAAACATGTAAGACTTTTAACATTAATAATCTAAGCACCACATTTATTTCACTGATAGGAACAAGGACAGTAGAAGACGAAACACATAAAAACTAGATATCTCATCTTATGCAATGACATCCACGATTGAGCATGTCAAGCATCACTGACCTAATTTCTATAGCAGTTGATGTTATTCAGCCAAAAAATGTAACTGTGTCAGTTCTTAGCTGATCACATATTTGCATTTCATGTAGAGTGGTGGGAATCCTAAAATCATTACACAGTCCAGATGGATAAtaccttatacagagatgttaCGGAAACTATCATATAGCATTCATGCAAGTCATAACAGACACACCCACAAAACTGCTATTGGGAGAAGAAAAAATCACTAACATCTTAAATCACACAGAAACAAACCTACacaaatcatcaaaacactcaatTTTTTTCTTGAGCTTCAATTTTCCCCTCCACATCCCCTTTACTTACTTGTACGCACAAAATAAGAACTAAAATCTGCACAAAATAAGAActaaaatgagagagagagagagaaagagagagagagagagagagagagagagagagagagagtgataCCTCAAAATTAAAGACAAGCACCTTCCATTGAATTTACAAATAAGCCCTAAAGCCGTAGTTTTGAACACGAACTAAAACCCCAAATTGAAGTCGAATTGAAACCCTAAACGGAACCATACTCCATTAAAGAAACATACAAATCAATCAAAGGAGGCTCAAATCAAAGCAAATATTTATGTATGTATAGATTTTTCATAACAAGGAGAGtagagggggagaaagagagggagagagggaagGGGAGAGACCATACCCTAAATCAAAACTCTATACATAGGTAGGGGCAAAAAATGGAACTAAGAGTGGAGAGTGATGTTGAATGAAAGCAGTACCTTGAATCCATACACCAAAGCTCTAAATTACTCCTTTTTAATTGAAGATATAGAAGAGAAAGAGAGAGCTATACAAAGAAACATCAAAGACAATGAAAACAAATCAATAATCGATGAAACCTAATCCGAGAAAGAGAGGGAGAGGGAATTTATTCTCAGATCTAGATGTAAAGGGGGGAACGAAACTTTGTTAAGGGGGGAAATGAAAGATTGGCCCAAGGACCAAAACAAATTATTGGTttcatattattaaaaaattaaatttttaaatgattgtTTTTCATATAATAATTTTACCAGATATTtttaatcctaacatgcaagattaatttcaaatattttaataattttttcatatgactaaaattgatatatcctaacatccgtacggttggatcgtcgaaaaaatcatttgaaaaatcaatcttgtaaatcgggaacgagtctcgttgtccggaggagtacttttacaagatttttctaatcctgacgtgcaagatgaatttgaaattttttaataattttttcatatgactaaaattgatatatcctaacatctgttggtttgatcgtcggaaaaatcattttaaaaattaatcctgtaaatcgggaacgagtctcgttatcgggaggggtacttttaccagatttttctaatcctgacatgcaagatgaatttcaaaatttttaataattttttcatatgactaaaattgatatatcctaacatccgtacggttggatcttcgaaaaaatcatttgaaaaattaatcttgtaaatcaggaacgagtctcgttctcgggaggggtacttttaccggatttttctaatcctgacgtgcaagatgaatttcaaattttttaataatttttacttatgactaaaattgatatatcttaacatccgtacggttggattttcgaaaaaatcattttaaaaattaatcttgtaaatcgagaacgagtctcgttgtcgggaggggtacttttaatggatttttctaatcctgacgtgcaaaatgaatttcaaattttttagtaattttttcatatgactgaaattgatatatcctagcatccgtacggttggatcgtcggaaaaatcattttaaaaattaatcctgtaaattgggaacgagtctcgttgtcgggaggggtacttttaccagatttttctaatcctgacatgcaagatgaatttcaaaatttttaaaaatttgttcatatgactaaaattgatatatcctaatatccgtatggttgaattgtcgaaaaaatcatttgaaaaattaatcttgtaaatcgggaacgattctcgttgttgggagggctacttttaccggatttttctaatcctgacgtgcaagatgaattttaaattttttaataatttttacttatgactaaaattgatatatcttaacatccgtacggttggatcgtcaaaaaaattattttaaaaattaatcttgtaaatcgggaacgagtctcgttgtcggtaggggtacttttaccggatttttctaatcctgacgtgcaagatgaatttcaaattttttaataatttttacttatgactaaaattgatatatcttaacatccgtacggttggatcgtcaaaaaaatcattttaaaaattaatcttgtaaatcgggaacgagtctcgttgtcaggaggggtacttttaccagatttttctaatcctgacgtgaaagatgaatttcaatttttttaataatttttacttatgactaaaattgatatatcttaacatccgtacggttggatcatcgaaaaaatcattttaaaaattaatcttgtaaatcgggaatgcgtctcgttgtcgggaggggtacttttaccggatttttctaatcctgacgtgcaagatgaatttcaaattttttaataatttttacttatgactaaaattgatatatcttaacatccgtacggttggttcgtcgaaaaaatcattttaaaaattaatcttgtaaattgggaacgagtctcgttgtcgggaggggtacttttaccagatttttctaatcttgacatgcaagatgaattttaaattttttaataattttttcttatgactaaaattgatatatcttaacatccatacggttggatcgttgaaaaaatcattttaaaaattaatcatataaaccggaacgagtctcgttgtcggaaggggtacttttaccagatttaatttttctaatcctgacatgcaagatgaatttcaaattttttaataattttttcatatgactaaaattgatatatcttaacattcgtacggttggatcgtcgaaaaaatcattttaaaaattaatcctgtaaatcgggaacgaatctcgtgTTGGGAAGTAGcgcttttaccagatttttctaatcttgacattcgagatgaatttgaaattttttaatacttttttcatgtgactaaaatgagtatttcttaacattcgtatggttggatcctctaaaaaattatttaaaaaatttgtCTTTTTTCATCAGGTATGAAAAAAAATCTAGTACGAGGCAACACCCAACGGTTTTCTATGAAAAAGTCTTGTCTGAAATAAATTGTGACaacagtttttttgaaaaaaaccgttgtcttagatgatcaacttttttaaatcttacggctgatattaaatctacttttaatcaACGGCTCTAATTATACCAACTTaacaatccaagtgaatgttttttcaccaatcacatggtgccacctcatcacaagCAACACTTAAGAAATTTCAAGAATCAGACTTACAAACAACTGTTTTCTTTGAAAAAAGGTCGTCTTAGATGAACACTGACAACATTTATAATATACACGTTATATCCCATCAATGTGATTATCTGTTGATGCTATTAATATTTGTGTAACGTCTAGTACtaataggtaaaagaattcaaaaatttatgaaaaatatgattttaaatCTTAATACACACAAATTAATTTAgtgtaagttattggttactcatataaattaattaacagTGGCATATAAATTTTCCGAAAAAATTTTAAAACTAGTAAAAatatagacaacggttttttctaaaatcatgttgtggtaagttactttacataagtgtttttCAGGAAATGTcgttgttggaattctacaacAGTTTTTTCTTTAAGACTGTCGTAGTATTACAtattttacaacagattataaatatcgataacaGTTGTCTAactgttacaagtgttttattttaaaaatacttgtataaggtagattaatGCAACATGCTTTTTCGAAAAACACTTGTTTGgattgaacaattaacaatgtaaaCTTGAAGCACTTgtgattaatttttttattaattataaagtagataattaaactattttgaaatataaaatttaaatatttaatctagatgaaagtggatttaattagagtttgttgtttttaaaaaatttaaaatgaattgtctggaaattattttttttgaaattattactatttttattataataaactaGACAACgatttatttgaatattttgtTGTGAAACACGTTTTTAAATTTAGTAAGAAAGACAACGGTTTTAAGAATTAGACCATTGTCTGATATTGGTGACATACAATATATGTAAACACTTGTCTATCAGGTATCATTTAGACAATACCTAATTTGTACATTGTGTGATTCGAGCTTAAATAACTTGTAGAAAAAACACTTGTCTCATTTCCACAACCGTTAAACAAGACGTTATCTCAATCATTTTAAGACAATGTATTTTAAAAATCGTTGTACGATTTTACTCATTTGCACAACATCACTTTAGAAAGGGTTGTGTCTCCATCAACTAGACAATGGATTTTAAAGCGTTGTAGTAATACTAAAGCCTTCCCATTCGCACAACATCTTAGTTTTGAAAACACTTGTCTGATTGGTTTTACTAGACAACATTTTTTTATTGCTTATAGTAATCAACATCAGACAACCCCAATTTTTTGGTTGCAAAAAAACCATTGTATGAAAAATTCgggcaacacttttttggtcGAGTGTTGTTTAATCAGTGTTGTCTGATtgcgtttttcttgtagtggttTAATTCTTTGTCCTTTTGAACATGCGATATATACGAAAAGAGAAGCATGTGAAGTTCTAGTAGTAGCAGTGTACGTTGATGATCTTCTAGTAACTGGAATAAGTGAAGCGGCCATACAGAATTTCAAGATGCAGATGGCAAAATATCTAGTAACTGGAATAAGTGAAGCGGCCATACAGAATTTCAAGATGCAGATGGCAAAATACTTCGAAATGAGCGACTTGGGTAAGCTTTCGTACTATCTGGGTTTAGAATTAAATCAGCAGACAGATTATGTGGAATTGAAGCAGGAAGCTTATGCTAAAAAAGTTCTCGAAAGGGCTGGGTTGAAAGATTGTAATTCGACAAGGTATCCAATGGAGCCCAAGATTGTACTCACCAAGACAAAGAAGGAACTGCTGTGAATGCTACTGAGTTCAAGAGCATTGTGGGGGGTCTGCGTTACCTTGTTCATACACGGCCTGATATATCATATGCCATGGGAGTCATAAGTCGCTATATGGAAAAACCCACATTAACTCATCTGAACGTAACAAAGCGGATAATGAGGTACATTAAAGGTACTTTGAACTGCGTTTTAATCTACTCGAAGGATAGTGCAAATAATGCGATAACAGGTTTCTCCGACAGTGATTTGGGCGGTAATATAGAAGACAAGAAGAGCACTAGTGGGGTGGTTTTTTACTTGAATGAGAGTGTGATAACATGGGTTTCACAGAAACAAAAGTGTGTTGCATTGTCTTCATGTGAGGCAGAATTCATGGTTGCTACGGCTGCTGCGTATCAAGGGATTTAGCTAAGAAACTTG is a window of Apium graveolens cultivar Ventura chromosome 11, ASM990537v1, whole genome shotgun sequence DNA encoding:
- the LOC141695232 gene encoding uncharacterized protein LOC141695232; translation: MTSQLIQNHRENAEIVTDEALCKKKSKELLQSINLPTGLLPLNDVVEVGHNHATGFVWLKQKKKKEHLFRAIGRKTSYDTEVTAFVENRRMMKLTGVKTKELFIWVSLSDIRIDDPSSGKITFGTPTGISRSFPVTAFEEEED